A window of Candidatus Hydrogenedentota bacterium contains these coding sequences:
- a CDS encoding single-stranded DNA-binding protein: MNVCVISGQLVNHAVVRGKDKQVLVFTVACSQQNGEAEPVVSHVPCVVFNPSEELAQLLTTQGKGLAVELQGRVNISQFRPDDEPRSNAEVVVYTKTIKVGNEVATVSVAPRKCKKSKATQAEAPQGVVA, from the coding sequence ATGAATGTCTGCGTCATCAGCGGACAACTCGTGAATCACGCCGTGGTTCGAGGCAAGGATAAGCAAGTCCTTGTCTTCACCGTGGCGTGCAGTCAGCAGAATGGCGAGGCCGAACCCGTGGTATCACACGTACCTTGTGTGGTGTTCAACCCGAGTGAGGAACTGGCCCAGCTGTTGACCACTCAAGGCAAAGGCCTGGCCGTCGAGTTGCAGGGTCGCGTGAACATATCACAGTTCAGGCCCGACGATGAACCGCGGTCAAACGCCGAGGTCGTCGTGTATACCAAGACCATCAAGGTTGGAAACGAGGTGGCGACCGTATCGGTCGCTCCTCGGAAATGCAAGAAGTCGAAGGCCACTCAGGCGGAAGCCCCACAGGGCGTCGTAGCCTGA